A stretch of Malus sylvestris chromosome 11, drMalSylv7.2, whole genome shotgun sequence DNA encodes these proteins:
- the LOC126588572 gene encoding fasciclin-like arabinogalactan protein 4 — MANTFPTSHFTPAALLYFLVLLSSSSSIHALNISTLLSPFPDLSSFTSLLSSSISSDLLPRSSLTLLAVPNSFLSSTSDLTRRLSPSSRADVLRYHVLLEYLSPADILRLPPSGKLVTTLFQTTGRATNNFGSVNLTRNPYTGVVSIRSPAPFSPSNATVLSLVTNLPYNVSIFSVNSLLLPYGFDLMASDARPPLGINITKVLIDGHNFNVAASMLAASGVVEEFEAAEGGAGITLFVPTDTAFSNLPSTVRLQSLPANRKAVVLKFHVLPSYYPLGSLQSIVNPVQPTLATDDGGATSYTLNISRINGSMAISTGIVQAVVTQTVFDQKPVSIFGVSEVLLPKEIFGRNPIFATQPGPPLDGAPPPDIALSPGSLNEPPSHLSSPPDWIRSDAATSAINGLRSLWIASCCIGLYLMV, encoded by the coding sequence ATGGCCAATACATTTCCTACTTCCCATTTTACCCCTGCGGCCCTCCTCTATTTCCTCGTCCTCCTCTCCTCGTCCTCCTCCATCCACGCCCTCAACATCTCCACCCTCCTCTCCCCCTTCCCCGACCTCTCCTCCTTCACCTCCCTCCTCTCCTCCTCCATCTCCTCCGACCTCCTCCCCCGCTCCTCCCTCACCCTCCTCGCCGTCCCTAACTCCTTCCTCTCCTCCACCTCTGACCTCACGCGCCGCCTATCCCCTTCATCACGCGCCGACGTCCTCCGCTATCACGTCCTCCTTGAGTACCTCTCCCCCGCTGACATCCTCCGCCTCCCTCCCTCCGGCAAGCTCGTCACCACCCTCTTCCAAACCACAGGCCGCGCCACCAACAACTTCGGCTCCGTCAACCTCACCCGCAACCCCTACACCGGCGTCGTCTCGATCCGCTCCCCTGCCCCCTTCTCCCCCTCAAATGCCACCGTTTTGTCCCTCGTCACAAACCTCCCGTACAATGTCTCCATCTTTTCCGTTAATTCCCTTTTACTCCCCTACGGATTCGACCTCATGGCCTCCGATGCCCGCCCGCCCCTCGGCATCAACATCACCAAAGTCCTCATCGACGGCCACAATTTCAACGTCGCAGCCTCCATGCTCGCGGCATCCGGCGTCGTCGAGGAGTTCGAGGCCGCCGAGGGCGGTGCCGGAATCACCCTCTTCGTCCCCACCGACACCGCGTTCTCCAATCTCCCGTCCACCGTCCGCCTCCAGTCCCTCCCGGCCAACAGAAAAGCGGTAGTTCTCAAATTCCACGTCCTCCCCTCCTACTACCCACTCGGTTCGCTCCAGTCGATTGTGAACCCGGTCCAGCCCACATTGGCCACGGACGACGGCGGAGCCACCTCGTACACTCTCAACATCAGCAGAATCAACGGCTCGATGGCCATCAGCACCGGGATCGTCCAGGCCGTGGTCACCCAGACGGTGTTCGACCAAAAGCCCGTGTCAATTTTCGGGGTTTCGGAGGTTTTGCTGCCCAAAGAGATCTTCGGTAGAAACCCGATTTTCGCAACGCAACCCGGGCCTCCCTTAGACGGGGCTCCGCCCCCCGACATTGCCCTCTCGCCGGGGAGCCTGAATGAACCTCCGTCGCACCTCTCTTCGCCGCCCGATTGGATCAGATCAGATGCCGCTACTTCTGCAATCAATGGGTTGCGGAGCTTGTGGATTGCATCTTGTTGTATAGGATTGTATTTAATGGTATGA
- the LOC126590196 gene encoding uncharacterized protein LOC126590196, with product MVAISPPQPPNPSLSPLFFFICSAIFSTTIDNSSYNFSKSSTSSSVASLKSFKSSLPQNPQIYDLSEISSATSNFLPHHYLSSSSWRYSIRSEDAVVFQRKSRNSKNLSYTVLSSWLSRMQITTDLAHGLDYIHHCSSLDSTFVHNHINSSNIIVSE from the exons ATGGTGGCT ATCTCTCCGCCGCAACCCCCAAATCCCTCCCTCTCTCCATTGTTCTTCTTCATCTGCTCCGCCATTTTCAGCACCACCATTGACAACTCCAGCTACAACTTCTCCaaatcctccacctcctcctccgtcGCCTCCCTTAAATCCTTTAAATCCTCCCTCCCTCAAAACCCCCAAATCTACGACCTCTCTGAGATCAGCTCCGCGACCTCCAACTTCCTCCCCCACCACtacctctcctcctcctcctggcGCTACTCCATCCGCTCCGAAGACGCCGTCGTCTTCCAGCGCAAGTCCCGCAACTCGAAGAACCTGAGTTACACCGTCCTGTCGTCGTGGCTATCCCGGATGCAGATCACTACCGACCTCGCCCATGGCCTCGATTACATCCACCACTGCTCCAGCCTCGACTCTACATTCGTCCACAACCACATCAATAGCTCCAACATCATCGTCTCCGAGTAG
- the LOC126588571 gene encoding probable protein phosphatase 2C 4, with protein sequence MGNGFGKVSGCFTGVKEGRRHGRHDESVLESNQYDEGLGHSFCYVRPDPAWLASSKVHSEEATTFRTISGASVSANTSTPLSTSLIDLYSYNSIDRAAAFESSTSFASIPLQPIPRNLINSGPISGAGIPGSGPLERGFLSGPIERGFMSGPLDRGIFSGPMEKGYSEQLPRSFSIGGLGFKSRSGKGKLIQVLRRAISKTMYRGQNAIAMPIKSRVVSVKEDWVVGGGQEKINHNENLTVSSVNFSSEGSLEDDESLASQNLQWAQGKAGEDRVHVVVSEEDGWVFVGIYDGFNGPDAPDYLMSNLYTAVNKELKGLLWDEKAESGAIAAPATSPVRSEDSNSESDGDLGRNPVVDEQENYPCASGEGNLDSNSRRKEGRNLKTKYRGTGRKWEDSQRRWRCEWDRERVELDRRLKEQLSKFLGSDGSSTGASSANHSDVLKALSEALRKTEEAYLEVADRMLLENPELALMGSCVLVMLMKGEDVYVMNVGDSRVVLAHKAEPDYWLGKIRQDLERINEETLNDMEGCDGERGNAIPNLTAFQLTTDHSTSEEEEVQRIRNEHPEDACAVMNDRVKGSLKVTRAFGAGFLKQPKWNNALLEAFQIDYIGTSPYITCSPSLHHHRLGPKDRFLILSSDGLYQYFTNEEAVSEVELFITLQPEGDPAQHLVEEVLFRAAKKAGMDFHDLLQIPQGDRRRYHDDVSVIVISLEGRIWRSCV encoded by the exons ATGGGGAACGGCTTCGGGAAAGTGAGCGGGTGCTTCACCGGCGTCAAGGAAGGCCGCCGTCACGGCAGACACGACGAGTCAGTTTTAGAATCAAACCAATACGACGAGGGACTTGGCCACTCCTTCTGCTATGTCCGACCCGACCCAGCTTGGCTCGCATCCTCCAAAGTCCACTCCGAAGAAGCAACCACCTTCAGAACCATCTCCGGCGCTTCCGTCAGCGCCAATACCTCCACCCCTCTATCCACCTCCCTAATCGATCTCTACTCCTACAACAGCATCGATCGTGCTGCCGCTTTCGAGAGCTCCACCTCTTTCGCTTCGATTCCACTGCAGCCCATCCCGAGAAATCTGATCAACTCGGGTCCGATTTCGGGCGCTGGGATTCCCGGGTCGGGTCCTTTGGAAAGAGGGTTCCTATCGGGTCCGATCGAGCGCGGGTTCATGTCCGGTCCACTCGATCGGGGCATCTTCTCGGGTCCTATGGAAAAGGGTTACTCCGAGCAGTTGCCTCGGAGCTTCTCGATCGGCGGTCTCGGGTTTAAATCGAGATCCGGGAAGGGCAAGCTTATTCAGGTATTACGGCGAGCGATATCGAAGACGATGTATCGGGGTCAGAACGCCATCGCTATGCCGATAAAAAGCCGCGTCGTTTCGGTCAAGGAGGATTGGGTTGTCGGCGGCGGACAGGAGAAGATTAATCACAACGAGAATTTGACCGTTAGCAGCGTGAATTTCAGTAGCGAGGGGAGTTTGGAAGACGACGAGTCGTTGGCGAGTCAGAATCTTCAGTGGGCGCAGGGAAAGGCAGGTGAAGATCGGGTGCACGTAGTCGTTTCGGAGGAGGACGGGTGGGTTTTCGTCGGGATTTACGACGGATTTAACGGCCCCGATGCGCCGGATTACTTGATGTCTAACTTGTACACGGCTGTGAACAAGGAGCTTAAAGGGTTGTTGTGGGATGAGAAGGCGGAATCGGGTGCCATTGCCGCCCCTGCAACCTCCCCTGTTCGCTCCGAAGATTCGAATTCGGAGAGTGATGGTGATTTGGGAAGGAATCCGGTGGTGGATGAGCAAGAGAATTATCCTTGTGCAAGTGGGGAGGGGAATTTAGATTCGAATTCGAGGAGAAAAGAAGGGaggaatttgaaaacaaagtacCGCGGCACGGGGAGGAAATGGGAGGATAGTCAGAGGAGGTGGAGGTGTGAGTGGGATAGAGAGAGAGTAGAGCTTGATCGGAGGTTAAAGGAACAGCTCAgtaagtttttgggttccgaTGGATCGTCCACCGGAGCTTCAAGTGCGAATCACTCGGATGTTTTGAAAGCTCTGTCTGAAGCCTTGAGAAAAACAGAGGAGGCCTATTTGGAAGTTGCTGATAGGATGCTTTTGGAAAATCCTGAATTGGCTCTGATGGGTTCTTGTGTTCTTGTAATGCTGATGAAGGGTGAGGATGTTTATGTGATGAATGTGGGCGATAGTCGGGTGGTTTTGGCGCACAAGGCGGAACCCGATTATTGGTTAGGGAAGATTAGGCAGGATTTGGAGAGGATTAATGAGGAAACTTTGAATGATATGGAAGGATGTGATGGCGAGAGAGGCAATGCGATTCCCAATTTGACTGCTTTTCAGCTGACCACGGATCACAGCACAAGTGAAGAAGAG GAAGTTCAGAGAATCCGAAATGAACACCCCGAGGATGCTTGCGCTGTGATGAATGACCGTGTCAAGGGCTCGTTGAAGGTCACTCGGGCATTCGGTGCAGGTTTTCTCAAACAG CCTAAATGGAACAATGCACTTCTAGAGGCGTTCCAAATCGACTACATAGGGACTTCCCCGTACATCACTTGTTCTCCGTCTCTCCACCACCACAGATTAGGTCCCAAAGACAGGTTTTTGATATTATCCTCTGATGGATTGTATCAATACTTTACCAACGAAGAAGCTGTTTCCGAAGTTGAACTTTTCATCACATTGCAACCTGAAGGAGATCCGGCGCAGCATCTGGTTGAGGAAGTGCTGTTTCGTGCTGCAAAAAAGGCCG GAATGGACTTCCACGACCTTCTCCAAATACCACAAGGGGATCGAAGGCGGTACCACGATGATGTTTCTGTCATTGTTATCTCCCTAGAAGGAAGAATATGGAGATCATGTGTATAA